One segment of Channa argus isolate prfri chromosome 17, Channa argus male v1.0, whole genome shotgun sequence DNA contains the following:
- the drc1 gene encoding dynein regulatory complex protein 1, giving the protein METVNKDPDGAPEPSAFSENREAKNRVSTKDDDKDEASKNQPQEEHVDETEKTTPQEIISLQRDLSALVNNTYTAFIAKELLRRSKLEEAHKIRMEQVENDAKSSRAILEEIRSRWSNEGIPQELQKALNSQQQLCNDVIEDKKKLINDLQQELKARDDRFVKELRKQAEELDLTIERMEEQINTLTKAYREELSQMESVYMLKREALLTRDKTDWEEHMRDLCRKELERVTQWKEKVEEYETIIHNLMLDSIEKRNNAEIEHNAKFQVLERDHQNLKGSSMLTKLKNIRAKNQVDVRKFNLTDMKKRATSLQIEIKNIVSKCINEKKQLAKKSQYLSESYKHDIQQYEHMQKKIKHFSAANARKFKDMWLMLDAEIKKLAERALDIDLQICKHLGLSWEPPPLAFMVHCDPNQAASQPFQTGGALHCSQESMGTNGDGRSIKMYKKVTAVQCEDGAEVEGGKLPMETLRKVMKMLCNEVGYLMEDKQLKLLAPLEEEEQAVVKPCSLISSLGIEEDDLPKLAHFLLEYQRQQTEGDCGKLGASSDLEEAAGTSSTTNLTSDLINYNHVLPALKHFLEQHVKTRESSDHQKSTLLHFEAWDSSEKAAYWDRMGNIIPEDKVRLWEAAENTLKQYLEVLTDISDLIPETETLKQQNNELRMLLQQSLNLSVSTEMETS; this is encoded by the exons ATGGAAACAGTTAATAAGGATCCAGACGGGGCCCCTGAACCTTCTGCGTTTTCTGAAAATCGAGAGGCTAAGAACAG GGTCTCCACAAAGGATGACGACAAAGATGAGGCCAGTAAAAACCAGCCTCAAGAGGAGCACGTGGATGAAACCGAAAAG acgACTCCTCAGGAGATAATTAGCCTGCAGAGAGATTTATCAGCATTAGTGAACAACACTTATACTGCATTTATTGCCAAAGAGTTGCTGCGAAGGAGTAAGTTGGAAGAAGCTCACAAAATTAG AATGGAGCAGGTGGAAAATGATGCAAAGTCTAGTCGGGCAATATTGGAGGAAATCAGAAGTAGGTGGTCAAATGAGGGGATTCCTCAGGAGCTGCAGAAAGCTCTGAATAGCCAGCAACAGCTGTGTAATGATGTCAtcgaagacaaaaaaaaactaattaatgaTTTGCAACag GAGCTGAAGGCTAGAGATGATCGCTTTGTGAAGGAATTAAGGAAGCAGGCAGAAGAGCTGGACCTAACGATAGAGAGGATGGAGGAGCAGATCAATACCCTGACAAAGGCCTACAGGGAGGAGCTGTCCCAGATGGAG AGTGTTTATATGCTGAAAAGGGAAGCCTTACTTACAAGAGACAAGACTGATTGGGAAGAACACATGAGGGACCTTTGTCGCAAAGAG ctcgaGAGGGTTACACAATGGAAGGAGAAGGTGGAAGAATATGAAACAATAATTCATAATCTGATGTTGGACAGTATCGAGAAGCGCAACAATGCTGAGATAGAGCACAATGCAAAGTTTCAg GTTCTGGAGAGAGATCATCAGAACTTAAAGGGCTCCAGCATGTTGACCAAGCTAAAAAACATAAGAGCAAAGAATCAAGTAGATGTACGCAAGTTCAATCTGACTGATATGAAGAAGAGGGCTACAAG CCTCCAGATTGAGATCAAAAATATAGTCTCCAAGTGTATCAATGAGAAAAAACAACTTGCAAAGAAAAGCCAATATTTGTCTGAGAGCTACAAACATGACATCCAGCAATATGAACACATGCAAAAGAAAATCAA gcatttttcagctgcaAATGCCAGAAAATTCAAGGACATGTGGCTAATGCTTGATGCAGAGATCAAGAAACTAGCAGAGAGGGCTTTGGACATCGACTTGCAGATATGCAAACATCTTGGGTTATCCTGGGAGCCCCCTCCTTTGGCCTTCATGGTGCATTGTGATCCGAACCAGGCTGCCTCCCAGCCATTTCAAACTGGAGGGGCTTTGCACTGCAGCCAAGAGTCAATGGGTACTAATGGTGATGGCAGAAGcataaaaatgtacaagaaaGTAACAGCAGTGCAGTGTGAGGATGGTGCAGAGGTGGAGGGAGGGAAGTTGCCAATGGAGACACTGAGGAAAGTGATGAAGATGCTGTGCAATGAAGTG GGCTACCTTATGGAGGACAAACAGCTGAAGCTGCTGGCTCCcctggaggaagaagaacagGCTGTTGTGAAGCCATGCTCTCTCATTTCT TCTTTAGGCATTGAAGAGGACGATTTGCCAAAATTGGCTCATTTCCTGTTAGAGTACCAACGACAGCAGACAGAG GGTGACTGTGGTAAGCTGGGGGCATCCAGTGATCTGGAAGAGGCAGCAGGTACCAGCTCTACAACTaatctgacctctgacctcatcAATTACAATCATGTCCTACCTGCTCTTAAACATTTCCTCGAGCAGCATGTGAAGACCAG GGAGAGCTCAGACCACCAAAAGAGCactttgttgcattttgaaGCCTGGGATAGTTCGGAGAAAGCAGCTTACTGGGACAGGATGGGCAACATCATCCCTGAGGATAAAGTCAGACTCTGGGAAGCAGCAGAGAATACACTAAAACAGTATCT TGAGGTCCTTACAGACATTTCTGATCTCATCCCTGAGACTGAGACTCTAAAGCAGCAGAACAATGAGCTGCGGATGCTGCTCCAACAATCTCTCAATttatca GTCAGCACAGAGATGGAGACGTCCTAA